Sequence from the Burkholderia stabilis genome:
TTCTCGCGTCGGATTATGCGAACGCGGTGACGGGCGCGACGCTCGACGCGAACGGCGGCGATTTCATGCCTTGATGAGGATGGAGCAACGAATCATGCAGGACAACCACGACGCGCGGCATTTCTTCGCGTTCAACGGCGACGCGGACGGCCTCTGCGCGCTTCAGCAACTGAGGCTCGCGGAAGGCGTGCGCGGCACGCTCGTGACGGGCGTGAAGCGCGACATCAAGCTGCTCGAGCGGATCGATGCACGCGCGGGCGACGTCGTCACCGTGCTCGACGTGTCGCACGACCAGAACCGCGACGCCTGCGCACGGCTGTTGCGCGACGGCGTGACGGTGCGCTATTTCGACCATCACTTCGCGGGCGAGCTGCCCGACGATCCGCGCTTCGACGCGCACATCGACACGTCGGCCGACGTGTGCACGAGCGCGCTCGTGAACCGTTATCTCGGCGGCCGGCACGTGCGCTGGGCGATCGCCGCGGCATTCGGCGACGAATTGCCGGCGCTCGGCGATGCGCTCGCGCGCGAGCATGGCGTCGACGATGCCGAGCGACGCACGCTTGCCGAACTCGGGCTCTACCTGAACTACAACGCATACGGCGAGTGCGTCGGCGATCTGCACTTCGATCCGGCAGCGCTGGCCGACGCGATGCTGCCGTGCGTCGATCCGCTCGATTTCGTGCGCGGGACCGCCGTGTTCGCGGCGCTGCGCGACGGCTACCGCAACGACATGGCGCTTGCCTGCGCGCTCGCGCCGTTGCGCGAGGTGCCGGGCGCGACGCTGGTGCGGATGCCCGACCATCCGTGGGCGCGGCGTGCGACCGGGATGCTCGCGAACGAACGGATGCGCAACGCGCCGCATGCGGCGCTCGCGGTGCTGTCGCCGCGCGCGGAGGGCGGGCTCGTCGTCAGCGTGCGCGTGCCCGACGGCCGGCCGCTCGGCGCCGACGAGTTCTGCCGCGGCTTTCCGACCGGCGGCGGGCGCAAGCGCGCGGGCGGCATCAACCATCTGCCGGAAACCGAGTTCGACGCGTTCGTCGCGCGTTTCGAGGCCGCATTCCGGCTCGATTGACGAACCGATCGGCGAGGCGCGCGCCGTGCAGCGATTGCACGGCGCGCGCGTGGCGGGCAAGCCGGCCGGATCAGCCGGTCGCGCCCGCGAGCACGGCCGGCACGTTGTGGCCGTAGCAGCGCTCCTCGACACGCTCGGCGATGCGCCAGCCCTGCGCGGTGCGCACGAAGCGGTCGACATACCACAGCCCGAGAAACATCACCTGCGTGCTGCCGTCCGGCAGCGCGACTTCCATCGGATTGAAGCAGATCGTGCGGCCGCGCGCGGTATCGTCGTCGAGCCGGATCGACAGGTTGCCGACCATGTGCTGGTACTGCGGGAACTGCGGCAGTACGGTGCGCAGCCACGCCTTCACGTCCGGATAGCGGCCGGCGATGCCGCCCATCGCGCGATAGTCGATCGCCGCGTCGGGCGTGAACACCGTATCGAGCGCGTCGAAGTCGCGCGCGTCGATCGCGCTCGAATACGCGACGATCAGCTCGCGGATGTCGTGATGGTCGGAGAGCGTTTGCAGATCGGGCATCGGCCGCTCCCGGTCAGGCGCTTTTGCGCCGGCGCGCCGCATGCAGCGCTTCGGCGCGCTGCTTCACGTCGCGCGCGCACTGGTCGAAGCCCTGTTTCACCCAAGCGCCGTGGTTCTGCATGATCGTGTCCGCGTTGACGCCGAGGAATTGGTCGGTCGTGAAATAACGGCAGCGTTCGGCACCGTCTGCGTCGATGTACTGGTCGCGGCGTGCGGCGTCCTTGTTGTCGTCGGTCGGGCGCTGCTCCCACGACAGCAGGCGTTCCGGTTCGTACGCGATGAGGGTCTCGCTGACGGGAATCACGGTGTCCGTGCCCGGGATGCGAACCTGCATGTGCACGAAATCGCCGAGCTTGCCGGTCGTTTCGAAGCCGACGCAGAACGTGTTCCATTCGCCGTAGCGCGGGAAGTCGGTCAGCACTTCCCAGACGACGGAGGCCGGCGCGTCGATGTCGACGGTGATCGAGGTGACGAGATTCGAGGGTTTGGTCATGGCGGCGTATCGGATGAGGCTGCGCGCCCGGGTGGCCGGGCACCGCAGTGGTCGGAAGGGGCCGCGCCGGCATCGGCCGGCGCGCGTGGCGGGGGCGCGGTGTGCGGCGCCGGCAATTGGCCGGCACGTACCGCGCATCGCGGCGCACCCGACATCGAGCGTAGGCCGGCGGGCACGGCGCAGAATCGTCGGAATGGACTAAGGCGTTTCACCGGGCCGGCGAGGCGCTGGTGCCGCGAGCGTCGACACCGCGCGGCGCAGCCGCGACAATACGTGTCCCGTTCCGTTTTCCGTTTCGAGGTGCCCGTGCCTGCCAAGTCGTCCGTTGCTCCCGCGATCGTCTGGTTCCGTGACGATCTGCGCGTGACCGACCAGCCCGCGCTGACGCATGCGGTCGCGTCGGGCCGCCCGCTCGTGTGCGTGTTCGTCGACGACACGGGCGACAGCGCAGGGCGCCCATTGGGCGGCGCGGCGCGCTGGTGGCTGCACGGGTCGCTGGCCGGGCTCGACGCCGCGCTCGCGCGTCATGGCGGGCGCCTGCTGCTGTTGCGCGGCGATGCGCAACGCGAGATCGAGCGCATCGTGCAGGACACCGGCGCCGCGGCCGTGTACTGGAACCGCCGTTACGCGCAGCCGCAGCGCGATGCCGACGCGGCGCTGAAGGCGTCGCTCAAGGCGCGCGGCGTGACGGTCGAGAGCAGCAACGGCAGCCTGCTGAACGAGCCGTGGGAGGTGCTGACGGGCAGCGGTGCGCCATACCAGGTGTTCACCGCGTACTGGCGTGCGGCGCGCCGCGATCGCACGGTCGCGGCGCCGCTGCCGGAACCCGAACGGATCGTGTTTCATCCGTGGCCGGCCGCCGTGCACGAGCGCGCGCTGGCGCTCGATGCGCTCGCGTTGCTGCCGCATACGCCGGACTGGGCCGGCGGCTTGCGCGATGCTTGGCCGCAGCCCGACGAAGCCGGCGCGCACGAACGGCTCGACGCGTTCCTGACGGCGTCGCTCGCCGGTTATGCGGACGCGCGCGACCGCCCCGACCGGCCCGCGACGAGCCGGCTGTCGCCGTTCCTGCGCTTCGGCAACCTGTCGCCGCGACAGGTGTGGCACGCGGCGCAGGCCGCCGCTCACGAGGGCGGCGCCGCATGCGCGGCAGGCGTCGACAAGTTCCTGAGCGAGCTCGGCTGGCGCGAATTCAGCTACGCGCTGCTGTACCACTTCCCGTCGCTTGCAACCGACAACTTCCGCGCGCAGTTCGACGCGATGGCGTGGCGCGACGATCCCGCCGCGCTGCGCGCATGGCAGCGCGGGTTGACCGGTTATCCGCTCGTCGACGCCGGCTTGCGCGAGCTGTGGACGACCGGCTGGATGCACAACCGCGTACGGATGGTCGTCGCGTCGTTTCTCATCAAGCATCTGCTGATCGACTGGCGTGCGGGCGAAGCGTGGTTCTGGGACACGCTCGTCGACGCCGATCCCGCGAACAACGCGGCGAGCTGGCAATGGGTGGCCGGTTGCGGCGCCGATGCCGCGCCGTATTTCCGCATCTTCAATCCGGTCACGCAGGGCGAGAAGTTCGATCCGGACGGCGCGTACATCCGGCGCTGGGTGCCCGAGCTCGCGGGCCTCGACACTGCGTCGATCCACGCGCCGTGGCAAGCGTCGCCGCTGCAGCTCGACGCGGCCGGCGTGCGGCTCGGCATCGACTATCCGAAGCCGCTCGTCGATCATGCAGCCGCGCGCGGCCGCGCGCTCGATGCGCTGGCCGCGTTGCCGAAGCGTCGCTGACGGTCGGCCTGCGCGGCGCGGTTCGCCGCGTCAGTTGCAGAACGCGACGTGTTCGAGCAGCGCGTACGCGACGCCCGAATCGAAGTAGGCCGCGCCGCACCACGCGACGAACGCGAGCGTGCCGGCGGCCAGCGCCGCGCGAATCATGCCCATGCCGGCTTGCCGGCTTGCCGGTTGCGGGGCGCGCGACGCGCGCGTCGTCGATCGGCAGGTGCAGCAGCGCCGCGAGCACGCCGAGCGCGATCGAGCCGATCCACAGCGGCAGGTACGAGTGGGTCGCGTCGTACACGAGTGCGCCGAGCCAGACGCCGAAGAAGCTGCCGAGCTGGTGCCCGAAGAACACGAAGCCGAACAGCGTCGCGATGTAGCGCACGCCGAACACCTGCGAGATCACGCCGTTGGTCAGCGGCACCGTGCCGAGCCACGTGAACCCCATCACGGCCGCGAACACGTAGACGCTCGCGGGCGACAGCGGCGCGGCGACGAACGCGGCCATCGTGAGCGCGCGCACGAGGTACAGCACCGACAGCACGTACTTGCGCCGCAGCAGCCCGCCGAGATACCCGCACGCATAGGTGCCGGCCACGTTGGTCAGCGCGATCAGCGCGAGCGCGACGCTCGCGTGGCGTGCCGGTAGTCCGTGGTCGAGCAGGTACGCGGGCAGGTGCGTCGCGATGAACGCGAGCTGGAAGCCGCACGCGAAGAAGCCGGCGTTCAGCAGCCAGAAGCCGCGATGCGCGAACGCCTCGCGCACCGCTTCGCCGATCGACTGGCCGGGTTCGGCGGCGGCGCCGGCAGCCTGCGCGGGCCGGTCGCGCAGCAGCACGGCGAGCGGCGCGAGCAGCGCCGCGACGAACGCCAGCGCGATGAACGCATGCTGCCAGCCGACGCCGCCGATCAGCGTCTGCGCGACGGGCACCATGCAGAACTGGCCGAGCCCGCCGATCGCACCGGCGACGCCGAGCGCCCAGCCGCGCCGGTCGGGCGGAAACAGGCGGCTCAGCGCGCCGTAGATCGACGCGAACGCCGAGCCCGACAGCGCGATGCCGATCACGAGCCCGGCTCCGATCGTGAACATGCCGGTCGATCCCGCATGCGCCATCGTGACGAGCCCGGCCGCATACAGCAGCATCCCGGCGACGATCACGCGCGCCGAGCCGAAGCGGTCGGCGACCATGCCCGTGAACGGCTGCGCGACGCCCCAGATCAGGTTTTGCAGCGCGAGGGCGAGCCCGAATGCTTCGCGCGACCAGCCGTGGTCGAGCGACACGGGCGCGAGGAACAGGCCCTGCACGTGGCGGATGCCGAGCGCGGCGCCCATGATGAGGCCGCCGGCCAGCACGGGCAGCCAGCGGCGTCGGACTTCCTGCTCGATCGGGGTCATGCGTGTCTCCGGATGATGGCGCGCGGCGAAGCGGCCGCGCTCGATCCGATTAGACGATCGCGGCCGGTGGTCGCTCAAGCGATCATTCGGTCAGGTTGGCATGCGTGTGGGGAATGTGAGGGTGGGAGCGGGCGGGGTGGCAGGGCGCGGCCGGCGGTCAGACGGCAGATACTGAATGCAGGCTTTGGCTTTGGCTTTGGCTTTGGCTTTGGCTTTGGCTTTGGCTTTGGCTTTGGCTTTGGCTTTGGCTTTGGCTTTGGCTTTGGCTTTGGCTTTGGCTTTGGCTTTGGCTTTGGCTCAGGCTCAGGCTCAGGCTCAGGCTTGCGCCGTATCGTGCGCGCGCATCGCAGCATCGCAGTCGGCCGCTTCCGCGAGCATCCAGTCACGCACGTCGGCGACTTCGCGGCGCGGCGCCGGATCGTGCTGGAACAGCCAGTAGCCGTACGCATCCGACAGCGCCTGCGTGTGCGGCCCGAGTACCGCGAGCCGCCCGTCCGCGAGCATCGGTGCGACGAGCGCGAGCCGTCCGAGCGCGACGCCCTGGCCCGCGATCGCGGCCTGGATCACCTGGTCGTACTGGTTGAAGCGCAGCACGCCCTTCGGGCGCGCGTCGCCGAGCCCGGCCGCGTGCAGGTGCGTGAGCCACTGCAATTGCGGTTGCGGCGGCCCGTCGAATTCGAGCAGCACATGGTCGGCGATCGCGGCCGCGCTCGTGACCGGCCGCGCGGCGAGCGCGGGATGCGCAACCGGCACGACGATCTCGTCGAACAGGTGCAGCGCACCCGCCGGCGCGCGTTCGCGCGAGCAATAGCGGATCCCGAGGTCGATGCCTTCGGCGCGCAAATCGAGTACCTTGTCGTTCGCGGCGACGCGCAGATCGATCCCGGGCAGGCGTGCTTGCAGCCGCCCGAGCCGCGGCAGCAGCCACAGCGCGGTGACGCCGATGCTCGCGGTGATCGTGACCGGTTGACGTTCGCGCGCGGCGGCGAGCGACGCGACGGTGTCCTGCAGGCTGTGCAGGGCCGCATCCGCGGCGCGGAACAGCCGCTCGCCTTCCGGCGTGAACGCGATCTTCCGGTAGCCGCGCTGCAGCAGCGCGACGCCGAGATGCGCCTCGAGCGCATGCACCTGGCGGCTGACCGCCGACTGCGTGACGCACAGGTCCTGCGCGGCGAGCGTGATGCTCATGCGGCGGCCGACGGCGACGAAACCGCGGACGAGGTCGAGCGACGGGAGGCGGACGAGAGGCGTTGACATGCGCGTGGCTCATGCGAACAGAGCAGCAAGATTGGTTGAGAACGCGGCACGCGTCAAGTTCAATGGAGGCTGGCTGATGGGCGCGCGCGGCTCGTGCTGGTCAGGCCGGTGGAGCATGGGGCCGGAGCAGAAGCCGGAGCGCTGGTTCTGGTCGAGCGCGAAGCGCGGGATCAGCGCAGGGGCTGAAGCGCCCACTCTGGCTGATTGTGAAGCATGGGACCGGAGTGAGCGCTAAAGCGCCAACTCTGGTCGATCGCGAAGCATGGGACCGGGGTGAGCGCTAAAGCACCAACTCTGGTCGATCGCGAAGCATGGGACCGGAGTAAGCGCTAAAGCCCCAACTCTGGTCGACTGCGAAGCATGGGACCGGAGTAAGCGCTAAAGCGCCAACTCTGGTCGACCGCGAAGCATGGGACCGGAGTGAGCACTAAAGCGCCAACTCTGGTCGACCGCGAAGCATGGGACCAGAGTAAGCGCTAAAGCGCTAACTCTGGTCGACAGGAGACAGGATGACGATTTCGAACGAAGGCGGCGGCGCGGCGCGACGCGATCGCGCGGCAGACGCGCTGCCACCCGAGCCGGTGACGCTGCGCGCAGCCGACGGCTATGCACTGCGCGGCCACGTGTGGCGACATCGCGGCAGCGGCGGCGCCGCGCGCCCCGTGACGGTCGTCAATTGCGCGACGTCGGTGCGCTGCGATTATTACTTCCGTTTCGCAGCCTGGCTGTTCGCGCAGGGGCGCGACGTGCTCGTCTACGACTATCGCGGCATCGGCGGGTCGCGCCCCGCGCGGCTCGCGACGCTGCGCGCGAACTGGCTCGACTGGGGGCAGCTCGATTGCGAAGCGGCGCTGCAATACGCGCGCGACGCGTTTCCGGGCCAGCCGATCGACGTCGTCGCGCACAGCATCGGCGGCTGCCTGCTCGGGCTCGCGGCATCGAACGTGCACGTGCGGCATGCGGTGACCGTCGGTGCGCAGTATGCGTACTGGCGCGATTACCTGCCGGCCGAACGGCGGCGCATGTGGTGGAAGTGGCACGTTGCGATGCCGGCGCTCGCGGCCGTGTTCGGCTACGTGCCCGCGAAGCGGCTCGGCTGGATGGAGGACACGCCGCGCGGCGTCGCGCTGTCGTGGTCGCGCGCGCAGCCGCGTTTCGAGGACGGCTACATCGGCGGCGTGCTCGATGAAAGTACCGTGAGCCGCGTGGCGCTGCCCGCGCGCTTCGCGGGGCTGTCCGCGCCGATGCTCGCGATCGGCATCGACGACGACGCGTTCGGCACGGTCGCCGCGATCGAGCGGCTGGTCGGCTACTACACGGGCAGCGACGTGACGCACCTGCGGATCGCGCCGCGCGACATCGGCGTCGACGCGATCGGCCATTTTGCGTTTTTCCACAGCCGCTTCACCGACACGCTGTGGCCGGTCGCGCTGTACTGGCTGCAACACGGCGTGCTGCCGGCCGATGCGCCGGGCAGCGTGCACGCGCTGCATCCGGCGTCGCATGCGCGGGGGACGGGCAGCGGCGTGCCGGGCGTCGCCGCGAACGGTTGACGCGCTGCGGCCGAGCAACGCGGCGCATGCGCGGCACGTTGCCGGGCGCGGCGTTCGAATTGCGTTCGTGAAGCTTCGCTCGTTCGATGTGCGCGCAGCGATATGCGTGAACGCCGGTTCATGCTCATGCGCGATCGATTAACATCGGTCGTTTCATTCCACAGCACAGGCTGCCGCGCGCCGATGTCCATTCCGTCCGATTCCGCTTCTCCGGTCGAAACGCCTCGCGCGTGGCGCGTGCACATGCTCTACGTGCCGCCTGCCGCGGCCCGCGCGGGCGTGCGGGTCGCCCGCATCGATTTCGACTGGCGCGTGCCGCTCGCATCACCGGCCTATGCGGCGCTGAGCGACGGCGAGCGCGCGCGTGCAGCGCGCTTCCTGCGTCACGAGGATGCGGTGCGCAGCGCCGCGACGCGCGCTGCGCTGCGTGACGTGCTCGGCGCGGCCCTCGGTGTTGCGCCGCACGCGGTCGCGCTCGTCGTCGACGAATCGGGGCGGCCGTCGCCGGACCCCGCACATCGCACGGAACTCGATTTCAACGTGTCGCACGCCGGCGATCATGCGTTGCTCGCGTGGGCCCCGGCGGGGCGCGTCGGCGTCGATATCGAGTGCTGCAACCGCGCGACCGACTGGCGCGCGCTGACGCGCGAAGTCTGCGCGCCGGCCGAGGCCGACTATCTCGACAGCCTGCCGTCCGCGGCGCGCGCAGAGGCGTTCATGCGCGTGTGGTCGGCGAAGGAGGCGCTGCTCAAGGCGCTTGGCACGGGCATCGTCGGCGGGCTGCGCGCGTTTGCGGTCGTGCCGCCGCGCGATACGACCACACCCGCGACGATCATCGTCGAGCCGGCCGCGCCCGCTGCCGGCGTGGCGGCATTCGATGCCGCGTGGCTCGACGCGGCGCCCGGCTACGCGGCATGCGTCGCGTGGACGCACACGTGAGCCTGCTTCACCGCGCGTCGATCGGCGCTGGTCATTCGAGCGGTGCGTCGTTCGGCGCCGCATAGCGCGCCTTGATCACGTCGCTCATCGGGAAGTCGAACGACAACCCCTTCGGCGGCACCGGCTTCATGAACCACTTGTCGTACAGCACGTTGATCTCGCCGCTCTTCATCAGTTGCACGAGCACGCCGTCGACGAGCGCCTTGAACTGCGGATCGTCCTTGCGCAGCATGAACCCGTAGGCTTCCGACGATTGCGGCGTGCCGACGATCCGCCAGTCGGCCGGTTTCGCGGCCAGCTGGCGCACGCCCGCGAGCAGCACGTCGTCCATCATGTACGCGGCCGCGCGGCCCGATTCGAGCGTGAGGCGTCCTTCGCCGTAGTCCTTCGCGCTGATGATCTGCATGTTCATCTTCTTTTCCTCGTTCATCTTGCGCAGCAGGCGTTCGGACGTCGTGCCCTGGTTCGTCACGACCGTCTTGCCGGCGAGATCGGGGAAGTCGCGGATGCCCGAGTTCGTCCGCGTGAGCAGGCGCGTCGTCGCGACGAAGAAGGTCGTCGCGAACGCGACCTGCGCATGACGCGCGGCGAGGTTGGTCGTCACGCCGCATTCGAGATCGACGGTGCCGTTCTGCACGAGCGGGATGCGGTTCTGCGACGTGACGGGAATGAAGCGCACCTGCAGGTCGGGCTTGCCGGTGCGCGCTTTCACGGCGGCGATCACGCGGTCGCACAGGTCCTGCGAGAAGCCGATCACCTTGCCGCTCGCATCGACGTAGGAGAACGGCACCGACGTTTCGCGGTGGCCGATCGAGATCAGGTTGTTCTGCCGGATCTTCTCGAGCGTGCCCGACAGCGGCTGCGCGGCGAGCGAGGCGCCGCACGCGAGCGCGCAGGCGGTGACGAACAGGCTGCGGCCGAGCAGGGCGGCGAAACGGAGCGGAAGGGGCGGGAAGTTCATGGCAGGGGTTCCTTGGCGAGTGGTGATCCGTATGTTGCCAAAAACAAAATAATTGCAACATATGTTAATAGCCGGGTTGCGCTGGCCAACCCGACGGACTGCACCGGACATCAGGGAAACTCCCAAGTCGAAAACAGCGAAAAACGGGTTGTCTAGACAAGTTCGGGTGGCTACACTTCAAACCACTCCGAACTTGTCTAGACAGGATTGCTCACATGATTACGTTGACCCCCGGCCACCTGACCCTCCCGCAACTGCGCCAGATCGCACGCGAATCCGTGCAACTGACGCTCGACCCGGCCAGCTTCGCGAAGATCGACGCCGGCGCGAAGGCCGTTGCCGACATCGCCGCGAAGGGCGAGCCGGCTTACGGCATCAACACGGGCTTCGGTCGCCTGGCCAGCACGCACATCCCGCACGACCAGCTCGAACTGCTGCAGAAGAACCTCGTGCTGTCGCACGCGGTCGGCGTCGGCGAGCCGATGGCGCGCTCGTCGGTGCGCCTGCTGATGGCGCTGAAGCTGTCGAGCCTCGGCCGCGGCCACTCGGGCATCCGTCGCGAAGTGATGGACGCGCTGATCACGCTGTTCAACGCCGACGTGTTGCCGCTGATCCCGGTGAAGGGCTCGGTCGGCGCATCGGGCGACCTCGCGCCGCTCGCGCACATGTCGGCCGTGCTGCTGGGCGTCGGCGAAGTGTTCATCCGTGGCGAGCGTGCAAGCGCGCTGGACGGTCTGCGCGTTGCAGGCCTCGCGCCGCTGACGCTGCAGGCGAAGGAAGGCCTCGCGCTGCTGAACGGCACGCAGGCATCGACCGCGCTGGCGCTCGACAACATGTTCGCGATCGAAGATCTGTACCGCACGGCGCTCGTCGCCGGCGCGCTGTCGGTCGACGCGGCCGCCGGCTCGGTGAAGCCGTTCGACGCGCGCATCCACGAACTGCGCGGCCATCAAGGCCAGATCGTCGCGGCTGCGGCGTACCGCGACCTGCTCGAAGGCTCGCCGATCAA
This genomic interval carries:
- a CDS encoding 4'-phosphopantetheinyl transferase family protein; the encoded protein is MSIPSDSASPVETPRAWRVHMLYVPPAAARAGVRVARIDFDWRVPLASPAYAALSDGERARAARFLRHEDAVRSAATRAALRDVLGAALGVAPHAVALVVDESGRPSPDPAHRTELDFNVSHAGDHALLAWAPAGRVGVDIECCNRATDWRALTREVCAPAEADYLDSLPSAARAEAFMRVWSAKEALLKALGTGIVGGLRAFAVVPPRDTTTPATIIVEPAAPAAGVAAFDAAWLDAAPGYAACVAWTHT
- the hutH gene encoding histidine ammonia-lyase; translation: MITLTPGHLTLPQLRQIARESVQLTLDPASFAKIDAGAKAVADIAAKGEPAYGINTGFGRLASTHIPHDQLELLQKNLVLSHAVGVGEPMARSSVRLLMALKLSSLGRGHSGIRREVMDALITLFNADVLPLIPVKGSVGASGDLAPLAHMSAVLLGVGEVFIRGERASALDGLRVAGLAPLTLQAKEGLALLNGTQASTALALDNMFAIEDLYRTALVAGALSVDAAAGSVKPFDARIHELRGHQGQIVAAAAYRDLLEGSPINQSHRDCDKVQDPYSLRCQPQVMGACLDQMRHAADVLLIEANAVSDNPLIFPDTGEVLSGGNFHAEPVAFAADNLALAASEIGALAERRIALLIDATLSGLPPFLVRDGGVNSGFMIAHVTAAALASENKTLAHPASVDSLPTSANQEDHVSMATFAARKLADIADNTKHILAIELLAAAQGVDLRAPYHTSPKLAPVMETIRGKVAHYELDHYFAPDIAAIAKLVGERAFAKVSPFSFASEQ
- a CDS encoding alpha/beta fold hydrolase, with amino-acid sequence MTISNEGGGAARRDRAADALPPEPVTLRAADGYALRGHVWRHRGSGGAARPVTVVNCATSVRCDYYFRFAAWLFAQGRDVLVYDYRGIGGSRPARLATLRANWLDWGQLDCEAALQYARDAFPGQPIDVVAHSIGGCLLGLAASNVHVRHAVTVGAQYAYWRDYLPAERRRMWWKWHVAMPALAAVFGYVPAKRLGWMEDTPRGVALSWSRAQPRFEDGYIGGVLDESTVSRVALPARFAGLSAPMLAIGIDDDAFGTVAAIERLVGYYTGSDVTHLRIAPRDIGVDAIGHFAFFHSRFTDTLWPVALYWLQHGVLPADAPGSVHALHPASHARGTGSGVPGVAANG
- a CDS encoding LysR substrate-binding domain-containing protein; the protein is MSTPLVRLPSLDLVRGFVAVGRRMSITLAAQDLCVTQSAVSRQVHALEAHLGVALLQRGYRKIAFTPEGERLFRAADAALHSLQDTVASLAAARERQPVTITASIGVTALWLLPRLGRLQARLPGIDLRVAANDKVLDLRAEGIDLGIRYCSRERAPAGALHLFDEIVVPVAHPALAARPVTSAAAIADHVLLEFDGPPQPQLQWLTHLHAAGLGDARPKGVLRFNQYDQVIQAAIAGQGVALGRLALVAPMLADGRLAVLGPHTQALSDAYGYWLFQHDPAPRREVADVRDWMLAEAADCDAAMRAHDTAQA
- a CDS encoding nuclear transport factor 2 family protein → MPDLQTLSDHHDIRELIVAYSSAIDARDFDALDTVFTPDAAIDYRAMGGIAGRYPDVKAWLRTVLPQFPQYQHMVGNLSIRLDDDTARGRTICFNPMEVALPDGSTQVMFLGLWYVDRFVRTAQGWRIAERVEERCYGHNVPAVLAGATG
- a CDS encoding SRPBCC domain-containing protein — its product is MTKPSNLVTSITVDIDAPASVVWEVLTDFPRYGEWNTFCVGFETTGKLGDFVHMQVRIPGTDTVIPVSETLIAYEPERLLSWEQRPTDDNKDAARRDQYIDADGAERCRYFTTDQFLGVNADTIMQNHGAWVKQGFDQCARDVKQRAEALHAARRRKSA
- a CDS encoding acetyltransferase, whose amino-acid sequence is MQDNHDARHFFAFNGDADGLCALQQLRLAEGVRGTLVTGVKRDIKLLERIDARAGDVVTVLDVSHDQNRDACARLLRDGVTVRYFDHHFAGELPDDPRFDAHIDTSADVCTSALVNRYLGGRHVRWAIAAAFGDELPALGDALAREHGVDDAERRTLAELGLYLNYNAYGECVGDLHFDPAALADAMLPCVDPLDFVRGTAVFAALRDGYRNDMALACALAPLREVPGATLVRMPDHPWARRATGMLANERMRNAPHAALAVLSPRAEGGLVVSVRVPDGRPLGADEFCRGFPTGGGRKRAGGINHLPETEFDAFVARFEAAFRLD
- a CDS encoding cryptochrome/photolyase family protein; amino-acid sequence: MPAKSSVAPAIVWFRDDLRVTDQPALTHAVASGRPLVCVFVDDTGDSAGRPLGGAARWWLHGSLAGLDAALARHGGRLLLLRGDAQREIERIVQDTGAAAVYWNRRYAQPQRDADAALKASLKARGVTVESSNGSLLNEPWEVLTGSGAPYQVFTAYWRAARRDRTVAAPLPEPERIVFHPWPAAVHERALALDALALLPHTPDWAGGLRDAWPQPDEAGAHERLDAFLTASLAGYADARDRPDRPATSRLSPFLRFGNLSPRQVWHAAQAAAHEGGAACAAGVDKFLSELGWREFSYALLYHFPSLATDNFRAQFDAMAWRDDPAALRAWQRGLTGYPLVDAGLRELWTTGWMHNRVRMVVASFLIKHLLIDWRAGEAWFWDTLVDADPANNAASWQWVAGCGADAAPYFRIFNPVTQGEKFDPDGAYIRRWVPELAGLDTASIHAPWQASPLQLDAAGVRLGIDYPKPLVDHAAARGRALDALAALPKRR
- a CDS encoding glutamate/aspartate ABC transporter substrate-binding protein, producing MNFPPLPLRFAALLGRSLFVTACALACGASLAAQPLSGTLEKIRQNNLISIGHRETSVPFSYVDASGKVIGFSQDLCDRVIAAVKARTGKPDLQVRFIPVTSQNRIPLVQNGTVDLECGVTTNLAARHAQVAFATTFFVATTRLLTRTNSGIRDFPDLAGKTVVTNQGTTSERLLRKMNEEKKMNMQIISAKDYGEGRLTLESGRAAAYMMDDVLLAGVRQLAAKPADWRIVGTPQSSEAYGFMLRKDDPQFKALVDGVLVQLMKSGEINVLYDKWFMKPVPPKGLSFDFPMSDVIKARYAAPNDAPLE